AAACCGGTATCGCCTTCTGCACAAGATACTGTGACGATGTCGCCCGTTTTGATACGGTCGGTAACATCACCACAACCTACTACAGCGGGTACACCTAATTCACGTGCAATAATTGCAGCATGGCAAGTACGACCACCACGGTTGGTCACAATCGCACTAGCACGTTTCATGATAGGTTCCCAATCTGGGTCTGTCATGTCGGTCACTAACACGTCACCGGGTTCAATTTGGTCCATTTGATCAATCGAGGTTAATACCTTCGCGATACCGGTACCAATTTTATGACCAATTGCACGACCTTCACAGATCACGTCACCCTTCGTTTTTAAGTGATAACGTTCAATTAACTGGACATCTTCACGACTACGAACCGTTTCTGGACGAGCTTGAACAATATACAACTTACCGTCGTTACCGTCTTTTGCCCATTCAATGTCCATCGCACGGCCATAATGCTTTTCAATAACCATTGCTTGCTTAGCAAGCTCCATGACTTCGTCATCGTTAATAGAGAAAATACGACGCTGTTCAGCAGAAACATCTTCAATTTTAACTTGCTTGCCATGGCCAGCATCATCAGAGTAAACCATCTGAATCAACTTACTGCCGATATTTCGGCGCACAACAGCTTTATGCCCTTGCGCTAAAATCGGTTTGTGCACATAGAATTCGTCTGGGTTAACTGCGCCTTGTACAACCATTTCACCTAAACCAAAAGATGAAGTGATAAAGACAACGTCATTGTTTCCTGACTCAGTGTCCATGGTAAACATCACACCAGAAGCTGCTTTGTCTGAACGTACCATACGTTGTACGCCAGCAGATAAAGCCACACCTTGATGTTCGTAACCTTGATGAACACGATAAGAAATTGCACGGTCGTTAAAGAGTGAGGCATAAACATGCTTAATTGCTAGCATGACCGCATCAAAACCTTTAACGTTTAGGAATGTTTCTTGTTGGCCTGCAAAAGAGGCATCTGGCATGTCTTCAGCGGTAGCTGATGAACGCACTGCAAATGACGCTTCTTGAGTTTCGCTTGACAACTGCTCGTAAGCTTCACGAATAGCGTCTTCTAATGCCGGCTGGAATGGGGTTTCAATAACCCACTGTCTGATCTGCGCACCTACTTTTGCCAGTTTATTGACATCATCAACATCCAATGTCGCCAGAATGTCAAAAATCTTCTGGTTAACTCCACTTTGTTCAAGGAACTCATTGAACGCATGCGAGGTCGTTGCAAAACCGCCAGGAACTTGAACCCCTGCATTAGCCAGATTGCTGATCATCTCTCCAAGGGATGCATTTTTACCGCCAACCTTGTTTACATCGCCCATGCCTAATTCTTGATACCAGAGTACGTATTGCTGCACAGTTTTATCTCCGCAAGTTTTTATTTCAGTGGCCACTTCACACGAGGGCAAGAGCATCTTACACTCCCATACAACAAGCGTAAATCTATAATTTTATTTGTAATTTTATTACTACAAGAGGTCAGAATGACACCAAAAGTATTCTATATTTCAGATGGGACCGCGATCACAGCAGAGGTTTTTGGACATGCCGTACTTTCGCAATTTCCTATAGAATTTGAAGCACTTACGATTCCATTCGTTGAAACAATTCAGCGAGCTCAAAAAGTTAAGCAACAAATAAATGATTGTTTTATTACAACAGGCGAAAGGCCGCTTGTGTTCCACTCAATCATTAATCCTGAGATCCGCAATGTGATTTTTTCGAGTGAATGTGTCGATTATGACTTTTTGAACACCTTTGTTGCGCCACTAGAACAACACTTAGGGGTACAAGCTAAGCCTTTATTACACCGAACTCATGGTAAAAGTAACCATGGTTATGAAACACGTATCGATGCGATTAACTACACCATGGAGAATGATGACGGCCAAACCATGAAACACATGGATAAAGCTGACATTATTTTATTAGGCGTGTCTCGTTGCGGTAAAACGCCATCAAGCTTATATCTGTCAATGCAGTTTGGTATAAAGGCTGCAAACTACCCGTTTACTGAAGATGACATGGATAACCTCAAGTTACCTGAAGCATTGAAACGCAACAAATCAAAGCTCTTTGGCTTAACCATCGATCCTCATCGTTTGCATGAGATACGTCAAAGCCGCATGGAAAATAGCCGCTACTCTTCATTAAGACAATGTCGACTTGAAGTGAAAGAAGTCGAAATGCTGTATAAAAAAGAACGTATTCCCTTTGTAAATACCACCAACCATTCGGTTGAAGAAATTGCCACCAAAATTCTTGATATCACCGGTTTAGAACGTCATATGTTCTAATTTATAAACAATCATTTTTTGCATGAAATAGAATGAAAAACCACCAAAAGACGAACTTAACCCAGGTTGATTCGTCTTTGCCTTTTACGGCAATCTGTTTTTTAACCGTTAGAATCCGAGGCTAAGCCTCGCATCTTGAACTTCTTTGGGTATATAATCCCGTTCAATATGATGCAGATGCATCTCACGATTTCTCGGTAATATGCATGACAATTAAAACAGATGAACTCAGAACAACCTTATTAAGCAAAGTTATTTCTCCTGCTCAGTTGGCTTCAGAATATCCATTAACGCAAAATGCTGCAGACTACTTGGTTGCGCAACGTCGTGAAGTAGAAGCAATTATTGCCGGAGAAGATCAGCGCTTACTGGTCATCATTGGCCCTTGCTCAATCCATGACACTAAAGCAGCACT
The nucleotide sequence above comes from Shewanella sp. Arc9-LZ. Encoded proteins:
- the ppsA gene encoding phosphoenolpyruvate synthase; its protein translation is MQQYVLWYQELGMGDVNKVGGKNASLGEMISNLANAGVQVPGGFATTSHAFNEFLEQSGVNQKIFDILATLDVDDVNKLAKVGAQIRQWVIETPFQPALEDAIREAYEQLSSETQEASFAVRSSATAEDMPDASFAGQQETFLNVKGFDAVMLAIKHVYASLFNDRAISYRVHQGYEHQGVALSAGVQRMVRSDKAASGVMFTMDTESGNNDVVFITSSFGLGEMVVQGAVNPDEFYVHKPILAQGHKAVVRRNIGSKLIQMVYSDDAGHGKQVKIEDVSAEQRRIFSINDDEVMELAKQAMVIEKHYGRAMDIEWAKDGNDGKLYIVQARPETVRSREDVQLIERYHLKTKGDVICEGRAIGHKIGTGIAKVLTSIDQMDQIEPGDVLVTDMTDPDWEPIMKRASAIVTNRGGRTCHAAIIARELGVPAVVGCGDVTDRIKTGDIVTVSCAEGDTGLIYSGKQDFEIITNRVDTLPPLPMKIMMNVGNPDRAFDFARLPNEGVGLARLEFIINRMIGIHPKALLDFNGQTAELQNEINEMIAGYDSPVEFYVARLVEGIATIASAFYPKKVIVRMSDFKSNEYANLVGGDRYEPDEENPMLGFRGASRYISESFRDCFALECEAIKRVRNQMGLTNVEVMIPFVRTVNEASQVIELLKEQGLERGKDGLRVIMMCELPSNALLADQFLEHFDGFSIGSNDLTQLTLGLDRDSGIISHLFDERNDAVKALLSMAIKAAKAKGAYVGICGQGPSDHSDFAAWLVEQGIDSVSLNPDTVIDTWLYLAEAHG
- a CDS encoding pyruvate, water dikinase regulatory protein, which produces MTPKVFYISDGTAITAEVFGHAVLSQFPIEFEALTIPFVETIQRAQKVKQQINDCFITTGERPLVFHSIINPEIRNVIFSSECVDYDFLNTFVAPLEQHLGVQAKPLLHRTHGKSNHGYETRIDAINYTMENDDGQTMKHMDKADIILLGVSRCGKTPSSLYLSMQFGIKAANYPFTEDDMDNLKLPEALKRNKSKLFGLTIDPHRLHEIRQSRMENSRYSSLRQCRLEVKEVEMLYKKERIPFVNTTNHSVEEIATKILDITGLERHMF